The DNA sequence CTTGACAGTGTGTGGGTGAGTAAGTAGTCTAGGGATGAACTGGGTTGCTGAATTAAGGTATCCTAGGGATGGCGAGTTTTGGAAGGCTAGGGCTTGCTTGAGAGAATAAGAAGAAGAGCAAAGAGAGAAAGAGAGCAAAAATTTTGGAAAAACAAAGGAGAGAAACATGGTTGCCAAGCTATGGCTGAGGATAGTGATGGTACTGTTTGGAGTGTTGGTAATAGGATCGGCACAAGCGAACATACCGTCAGTACCGGATGAGTTGTATGAAGCACTGAAATTGGATCGTGCGACGACCACGCCCAAGCAATTGTATGAATCATTGGTAAAGCGCTACAAAGATCCTGCACAAGGTGCTGGACCGGGCACGATGGCGCAATACTGGGAACCGATTCCCTATGGAATCTACCTTGATCCAGCGACATTTTACGCGCCACCAACATCACATAAAGAAGTGGTAAGTCGCAAAGAATGCGTAGAATGTCACACAGATGAATCGCCGGTATGGGTACAAGCATGGAAGCGTAGTAGCCATGCAAACCTGGACAAGATTCGCAATCTCAAACCAGAAGACCCTACTTTTTACAAGAAAGGTAAGCTGGAAGATGTAGAGAAGAATTTGCGTTCGATGGGGAAACTGGCTGAAGGCGAGAACCTGAAAGAAGTGGGTTGTATTGACTGTCACGTAGAAATTGGTGCTAAGAAGAAAGCGGATCACGCGAAAGATCTGAAGATGCCGACAGCTGATGTATGCGGAACGTGTCACTTGCAAGAGTTTGCGGAACGTGAGTCAGAGCGCGACACCATGATTTGGCCGGCAGGTCAATGGCCCAATGGACGTCCTTCACACGCACTGGACTACAAAGCGAACGTGGAGACCACAGTCTGGGCAGCGATGCCACAACGCGAGGTTGCTGAAGGCTGCTCAATGTGTCACACCAACCAAAATAAATGTGACTCATGCCATACCCGTCATGAATTCTCAGCGGCCGAATCACGTAAACCGGAAGCATGCGCGACCTGTCATAGTGGTGTAGATCACAATAACTGGGAAGCCTATTCGATGTCCAAGCACGGCAAGATTGTATCGATGCTGGGTAATCAATGGAACTGGGATGTGCAACTGAAAGATGCTTATGCTAAAGGCGGACAAAGTGCACCGACCTGCGCAGGCTGTCATATGGAATATGAAGGGCAGTATGCTCACAACATGGTCAGAAAGATTCGTTGGGCAAACTATCCATTTGTACCTGGAATTGCGGAGAACATCAAAAGCGAATGGTCAGAAACCCGTCTGGATTCATGGGTAGTCACCTGTACACAGTGCCACTCAGAGCGTTTTGCACGCTCTTATTTGGATCTGATGGACAAAGGTACATTGGCTGGATTGGCGAAATACCAAGAAGCCCATGCAGTAGTAGAGAAACTCTACAACGAAGGCTTGTTGGCTGGACAAAAAACCAATCGTCCTAA is a window from the Thermodesulfovibrionia bacterium genome containing:
- a CDS encoding multiheme c-type cytochrome is translated as MVAKLWLRIVMVLFGVLVIGSAQANIPSVPDELYEALKLDRATTTPKQLYESLVKRYKDPAQGAGPGTMAQYWEPIPYGIYLDPATFYAPPTSHKEVVSRKECVECHTDESPVWVQAWKRSSHANLDKIRNLKPEDPTFYKKGKLEDVEKNLRSMGKLAEGENLKEVGCIDCHVEIGAKKKADHAKDLKMPTADVCGTCHLQEFAERESERDTMIWPAGQWPNGRPSHALDYKANVETTVWAAMPQREVAEGCSMCHTNQNKCDSCHTRHEFSAAESRKPEACATCHSGVDHNNWEAYSMSKHGKIVSMLGNQWNWDVQLKDAYAKGGQSAPTCAGCHMEYEGQYAHNMVRKIRWANYPFVPGIAENIKSEWSETRLDSWVVTCTQCHSERFARSYLDLMDKGTLAGLAKYQEAHAVVEKLYNEGLLAGQKTNRPNPPPPEKPGFAIFSQLFWAKGNNPASLELKILEMGENDLAKMHVGLAHVNPGGWTYTEGWGPMNRAYVEIQDENTRIREMVALQERVKNLESKKTSLLDLDGTAEKISLGGLGGGMLLAGTLALAGWRKRKQSED